A DNA window from uncultured Methanobrevibacter sp. contains the following coding sequences:
- a CDS encoding phosphocholine cytidylyltransferase family protein produces the protein YEKYQNSDKMIGVILAAGMGTRLMPLTKEIPKALLEINEMTLLERMIKNCINADIKKFIVVVGYNKEKVMGLCPLIAEKYDIEIKTIVNEKYDVTNTSVSTYLASKFIEENDLDDFILVNGDNVVDPEIISKLAASKNTGMIIDNFKELNEESFKLIIDDESLNDEKTIANGKIHSIGKQLDIQSSSGEFIGVSKVLYDDVAEFNRILEGLIEEDPQNYYDFAYKDLSVIKTIDFVLTNGLKWTEIDDHKDWENAKALVKELEG, from the coding sequence AGTATGAGAAATATCAAAATAGTGATAAAATGATTGGTGTGATATTGGCCGCAGGAATGGGTACTAGACTAATGCCTCTAACTAAAGAAATTCCTAAAGCATTGCTTGAAATAAATGAAATGACATTGCTTGAGAGAATGATTAAAAACTGTATAAATGCAGATATAAAAAAATTTATTGTTGTTGTAGGATACAATAAAGAAAAAGTAATGGGTTTATGCCCCTTAATAGCTGAAAAGTATGATATAGAAATAAAAACTATTGTAAATGAAAAATATGATGTAACAAACACTTCAGTATCAACTTATCTTGCCAGTAAATTTATTGAGGAAAATGATTTGGATGATTTTATTTTAGTTAATGGAGATAATGTTGTAGATCCGGAAATTATTTCTAAATTGGCTGCTTCAAAAAATACTGGTATGATAATAGATAACTTTAAAGAACTGAACGAAGAATCATTCAAACTTATAATTGATGATGAATCATTAAATGATGAAAAAACAATAGCTAATGGTAAAATTCACTCCATAGGCAAACAATTGGATATTCAATCATCAAGTGGAGAATTTATTGGAGTATCAAAAGTACTTTATGATGATGTAGCAGAATTCAATAGAATTTTAGAAGGGTTAATAGAAGAAGATCCACAAAACTATTATGATTTTGCATACAAAGATTTAAGCGTTATTAAAACAATTGATTTTGTTTTAACAAATGGTTTAAAATGGACTGAAATAGATGACCATAAGGATTGGGAAAATGCCAAGGCACTAGTAAAAGAATTAGAAGGATAA